A genomic segment from Streptomyces sp. NBC_00237 encodes:
- a CDS encoding amino acid ABC transporter permease has product MTSVLYDAPGPSAKRRNIIYTVVFLIIFVLAAWWALDTMASKNQLDAEKWSPFVTDSKVWTTFLLPGLGETLKAAALALVIALPLGAALGIGRLSDHAWIRVPVGVVVEFFRSIPVLIMMVFASALFSQFTNMDSEIRPLWSVVTGLVLYNASVIAEIVRAGIQSLPTGQTDAAKAIGMRKGQMMVFVLLPQAVTAMLPALVSQLVVIVKDTALGGALLGFNELLSQVRTITANYGANTIAALTVVALLFIAVNFALTSFAGWLEKRLRRAKKSSGAEVDRNVIEAGGGIV; this is encoded by the coding sequence ATGACTTCAGTTCTGTATGACGCCCCCGGGCCCAGCGCCAAGCGGCGCAACATCATCTACACGGTCGTCTTCCTCATCATCTTCGTGCTGGCGGCATGGTGGGCTCTGGACACCATGGCATCCAAGAACCAACTGGATGCGGAGAAGTGGAGCCCGTTCGTCACGGACTCCAAGGTGTGGACCACCTTCTTGCTGCCCGGGCTTGGAGAAACCCTCAAGGCCGCAGCCCTCGCGCTGGTAATCGCTCTGCCGCTCGGTGCCGCCCTTGGTATCGGCCGACTCTCGGACCATGCCTGGATCCGTGTTCCGGTCGGCGTGGTGGTCGAGTTCTTCCGGTCGATCCCAGTGCTGATCATGATGGTGTTCGCCAGCGCACTGTTCTCCCAGTTCACCAACATGGATTCCGAGATCCGCCCGCTGTGGTCTGTGGTGACGGGCCTGGTGCTGTACAACGCCTCGGTCATAGCCGAGATCGTACGAGCGGGAATTCAGTCCCTGCCCACCGGCCAGACGGACGCGGCCAAGGCCATCGGTATGCGCAAGGGCCAGATGATGGTCTTCGTACTGCTGCCGCAGGCCGTCACCGCGATGCTGCCCGCGCTGGTCAGCCAGTTGGTGGTCATCGTCAAGGACACCGCGCTCGGCGGCGCGCTCCTCGGCTTCAACGAACTCCTCTCCCAAGTACGCACCATCACGGCGAACTACGGCGCCAACACCATCGCCGCACTCACCGTGGTCGCTCTGCTGTTCATCGCGGTGAACTTCGCCCTCACCTCCTTCGCGGGCTGGCTGGAGAAGCGGCTCCGCCGCGCGAAGAAGAGCAGTGGCGCGGAAGTCGACCGGAATGTGATCGAGGCAGGCGGCGGAATCGTCTGA
- a CDS encoding FAD-dependent monooxygenase, giving the protein MDPVIIVGAGPIGLALALSLAAQHVPSVVLDEGDGTQEERTARTVVLRQDTAALVERLGCTDAPAQGAVWASWRSMRRKQVVRELTLGEHEEFPAPLHLPQHDLTHGLYAAAEAHPLIELATGARVDTIEQDAKGVTVHTREPGYLYWRGSYLVGCDGARSTVRKLLGIRFAGRTAVERHAVAALRTELPWPETALLHRQPPWRGAGPEVTARPLPDDVWRLDWLLPPRGDLVTPDALVTRIRDTLAGWCGTTPPYELIDTGVYTLHHRLAQRWREGRSFLAGDAAHLLGAIGTQSVDEGLRDVENLAWKLAHAFHHDASEELLDSYEAERRTSVASRLRAADQVLPILRGGGGLRAALPGAGKSHDSLLTDGHLGNGALGALPTYPHSPLAPLPPSAETRADVDTPYGAPVTDVPVTAPDGTAVRLWERFGQGHLLVVLVAPGTGVWDRRHWMSAGVMPRLAAAVTALPVPAELLVAEGYPGATAHTVLLVRPDGHLVAAFDGVHPAELYAAADTARGGARESPEALEEAPDAPVNTDRTADVN; this is encoded by the coding sequence GTGGACCCGGTGATCATCGTCGGCGCCGGACCTATCGGGCTCGCGCTCGCCCTGTCCCTCGCCGCGCAGCACGTCCCCTCCGTCGTCCTGGACGAGGGCGACGGCACGCAGGAGGAGCGCACGGCCAGGACCGTCGTCCTGCGGCAGGACACGGCCGCTCTGGTCGAGCGGCTCGGCTGCACCGACGCCCCGGCCCAGGGGGCGGTCTGGGCCTCATGGCGGTCGATGCGGCGCAAGCAGGTCGTACGGGAACTAACGCTCGGTGAGCACGAGGAGTTCCCGGCCCCCCTGCACCTTCCGCAACACGACCTCACCCACGGTCTGTACGCGGCCGCCGAGGCGCACCCCCTGATCGAGCTCGCGACTGGCGCACGCGTGGACACCATCGAGCAGGACGCCAAGGGCGTCACCGTGCACACCCGCGAGCCGGGGTACCTGTACTGGCGCGGCAGCTACCTCGTCGGCTGCGACGGCGCCCGATCCACCGTCCGCAAGCTCCTCGGCATCCGCTTCGCCGGCCGTACCGCCGTCGAACGCCACGCCGTCGCCGCCCTGCGCACCGAACTTCCCTGGCCCGAGACCGCTTTGCTGCACCGTCAGCCGCCCTGGCGCGGCGCGGGCCCCGAGGTGACCGCCCGGCCCCTCCCCGACGACGTATGGCGCCTGGACTGGCTGCTGCCACCGCGCGGCGACCTGGTGACCCCCGACGCCCTGGTGACCCGCATCCGCGACACCCTCGCCGGATGGTGCGGCACGACTCCCCCGTACGAACTGATCGACACCGGCGTCTACACCCTGCACCACCGCCTCGCCCAACGCTGGCGCGAGGGACGGTCGTTCCTCGCGGGCGACGCGGCGCACCTGCTCGGCGCGATCGGCACCCAGAGCGTCGACGAGGGCCTGCGGGACGTCGAGAACCTGGCGTGGAAGCTGGCGCACGCCTTCCACCACGACGCGTCCGAAGAACTCCTCGACAGCTACGAGGCGGAACGGCGCACCTCCGTCGCCTCCCGGCTGCGCGCCGCCGACCAGGTGCTGCCGATACTGCGGGGCGGCGGCGGTCTGCGCGCGGCCCTGCCCGGCGCGGGCAAGAGCCACGACAGCCTCCTCACCGACGGCCACCTCGGCAACGGCGCGCTGGGCGCCCTGCCGACCTATCCGCACTCCCCCCTCGCGCCCCTGCCGCCGTCCGCCGAGACGCGGGCCGATGTCGACACCCCGTACGGTGCGCCCGTCACGGACGTCCCGGTGACCGCCCCCGACGGCACCGCCGTACGGCTGTGGGAGCGGTTCGGGCAGGGACACCTGCTGGTCGTCCTCGTCGCACCGGGCACCGGTGTGTGGGACCGGCGGCACTGGATGTCGGCGGGCGTGATGCCACGGCTGGCGGCAGCCGTCACCGCGCTCCCCGTACCGGCGGAGCTGCTCGTCGCCGAGGGCTACCCGGGGGCGACCGCGCACACCGTCCTTCTCGTACGCCCGGACGGGCACCTCGTGGCGGCCTTCGACGGGGTGCACCCGGCTGAGCTGTACGCGGCCGCCGACACGGCGCGCGGCGGCGCGCGTGAGAGCCCGGAGGCGCTCGAAGAGGCCCCGGACGCTCCCGTGAACACCGATCGGACCGCGGACGTCAATTGA
- a CDS encoding putative leader peptide, with protein sequence MSLWRRVHMDLVRYAGCVCRPSC encoded by the coding sequence GTGAGCCTGTGGCGGAGGGTCCATATGGACCTGGTCCGCTACGCGGGCTGCGTCTGTCGCCCGTCCTGCTGA
- a CDS encoding cysteine dioxygenase: MSLPAPLHAPAPTTGPTSAQLLDFVRDIAADAALVASLPLDPEGRTWVRLDGPGGSEAWLIGWPPGTGTGWHDHGGSRGAFATASGGLTEQSLAVRLPTEGWKTLELAEGVDRQRQLRTGQGRAFGQHHVHQVLNESVREHAISVHAYYPPLPLMRRYSRTGAVLRLEQVEIPEEWQ, translated from the coding sequence GTGTCTCTTCCCGCACCCCTGCACGCCCCTGCCCCCACCACCGGGCCCACTTCCGCGCAACTCCTCGACTTCGTCCGTGACATCGCCGCCGACGCCGCACTGGTGGCGTCCCTCCCGCTGGACCCGGAGGGACGTACGTGGGTGCGGCTCGACGGGCCGGGCGGCAGCGAGGCGTGGCTCATCGGCTGGCCGCCGGGCACCGGTACCGGCTGGCACGACCACGGCGGCTCGCGCGGCGCGTTCGCCACGGCGTCGGGCGGGCTGACCGAACAGTCGCTGGCCGTACGGCTGCCCACCGAAGGGTGGAAGACCCTGGAACTGGCCGAAGGAGTCGACAGGCAAAGGCAGTTGAGGACCGGCCAGGGCCGCGCCTTCGGGCAGCACCATGTGCACCAGGTGCTCAACGAGTCGGTCCGGGAGCACGCGATCTCGGTGCACGCCTACTATCCGCCGCTGCCGCTGATGCGGCGCTACAGCCGTACGGGCGCGGTACTGCGCCTGGAGCAGGTGGAGATCCCGGAGGAGTGGCAGTGA
- a CDS encoding rhodanese-like domain-containing protein has translation MTRTEEPRPKAPHAPVGIDALLERVRSGLDRVGPEEAHTAAAAGALLVDIRYAALRERDGLIPSALVVERNELEWRLDPQGSHRAAEATGHDLHVVVICNEGYASSLAAASLRQLGLHRATDLDGGFQAWRAAGLPVLTGGG, from the coding sequence GTGACACGGACCGAAGAGCCCCGGCCAAAAGCTCCGCACGCCCCCGTGGGGATCGACGCGTTGTTGGAGCGCGTACGGTCGGGCCTCGACCGGGTCGGCCCGGAAGAGGCACACACGGCGGCGGCCGCCGGGGCGCTGCTGGTGGACATCCGCTACGCGGCCCTGCGCGAGCGGGACGGGCTGATTCCGAGCGCGCTGGTGGTGGAGCGCAACGAGCTGGAGTGGCGGCTCGATCCGCAGGGCAGCCACCGGGCGGCGGAGGCCACCGGGCACGATCTGCACGTCGTGGTGATCTGCAACGAGGGGTACGCGTCCAGCCTCGCGGCCGCCTCCCTGCGCCAGCTCGGCCTGCACAGGGCCACGGACCTGGACGGCGGTTTCCAGGCATGGCGGGCGGCGGGGCTGCCCGTACTGACCGGCGGCGGCTGA
- the recX gene encoding recombination regulator RecX, producing MTRRTDWPDSTDDVPGGNGGSAGYAAHDGDAGEPGESDGPPRLPWSSRDAGGPGETSAFGESRRGHRGAKGSRSSRGSRAPGEPRGARDGGEGGEKPPQDPAERARNICLRLLTGTPRTRKQLADALHKREIPPEVCDEVLSRFEEVGLINDAAFADAWVESRHHGKGLARRALANELRTKGVDPALIEEAVGQLDSDQEEATARELVARKLRSTRGLERDKRLRRLAGMLARKGYPEGLAIRVVRRALEEEGEDTDGLDHEPF from the coding sequence GTGACCCGGAGGACGGACTGGCCGGACAGCACCGACGACGTACCCGGAGGGAACGGGGGTTCCGCCGGGTACGCCGCGCACGACGGTGACGCAGGGGAGCCCGGGGAGTCCGACGGACCTCCCCGGCTCCCCTGGTCCTCCCGGGATGCCGGAGGGCCGGGGGAGACCTCGGCGTTCGGGGAGTCCCGGAGGGGACACCGGGGCGCCAAGGGCTCCCGGTCCTCGCGGGGCTCCCGGGCTCCCGGGGAGCCACGGGGAGCCCGGGACGGCGGGGAAGGCGGGGAGAAACCCCCGCAGGACCCGGCCGAGCGGGCGCGGAACATCTGTCTGCGCCTGCTCACCGGCACCCCGCGCACCCGCAAGCAACTGGCGGACGCCCTGCACAAGCGGGAGATCCCCCCGGAAGTCTGCGACGAGGTGCTGTCCCGCTTCGAGGAAGTGGGCCTGATCAACGACGCGGCGTTCGCGGACGCCTGGGTGGAGTCCCGCCACCACGGCAAGGGCCTGGCCCGGCGTGCCCTCGCCAACGAACTGCGTACCAAGGGCGTGGACCCGGCCCTGATCGAGGAGGCCGTCGGGCAGCTCGACTCCGACCAGGAAGAGGCGACCGCCCGCGAGCTCGTCGCCCGCAAGCTCCGTTCCACCCGTGGACTGGAGCGCGACAAACGGCTGCGCCGACTGGCCGGAATGCTGGCCCGCAAGGGCTACCCGGAGGGCCTGGCCATCCGGGTGGTCAGGCGGGCGCTGGAAGAGGAGGGCGAGGACACGGACGGCCTGGACCATGAGCCGTTCTGA
- the recA gene encoding recombinase RecA: protein MEPMAAGTDREKALDAALAQIERQFGKGAVMRLGDRPNDPIEVISTGSTALDIALGVGGLPRGRVVEVYGPESSGKTTLTLHAVANAQKAGGTVAFVDAEHALDPEYAKALGVDTDNLILSQPDTGEQALEIVDMLVRSGALDLIVIDSVAALVPRAEIEGEMGDSHVGLQARLMSQALRKITGALHQSGTTAIFINQLREKIGVMFGSPETTTGGRALKFYASVRLDIRRIETLKDGTDAVGNRTRVKVVKNKVAPPFKQAEFDILYGQGISREGGLIDMGVEHGFVRKAGAWYTYEGDQLGQGKENARNFLKDNPDLADEIEKKIKEKLGVGVKPKTEAPEGEPGVDAAGAAPATDAKSVPAPVTKAKPAKAAAAKS, encoded by the coding sequence GTGGAACCCATGGCAGCAGGCACCGACCGCGAGAAGGCGCTGGACGCCGCTCTCGCGCAGATTGAACGGCAATTCGGCAAGGGTGCGGTGATGCGGCTCGGCGACCGGCCCAACGACCCCATCGAGGTCATCTCCACCGGGTCGACCGCCCTGGATATCGCGCTCGGCGTCGGCGGACTGCCGCGCGGCCGCGTGGTGGAGGTGTACGGCCCGGAGTCCTCCGGCAAGACGACGCTGACGCTGCACGCCGTGGCGAACGCGCAGAAGGCCGGCGGCACCGTCGCCTTCGTGGACGCCGAGCACGCGCTCGACCCCGAGTACGCCAAGGCCCTCGGCGTCGACACGGACAACCTGATCCTCTCCCAGCCGGACACCGGTGAGCAGGCGCTGGAGATCGTGGACATGCTCGTCCGCTCCGGCGCGCTCGACCTGATCGTCATCGACTCCGTGGCGGCGCTCGTGCCGCGTGCGGAGATCGAGGGCGAGATGGGCGACTCGCACGTCGGCCTCCAGGCCCGGCTGATGAGCCAGGCGCTGCGCAAGATCACTGGTGCGCTGCACCAGTCCGGCACCACCGCGATCTTCATCAACCAGCTCCGCGAGAAGATCGGTGTGATGTTCGGCTCGCCGGAGACCACGACCGGTGGCCGCGCGCTCAAGTTCTACGCCTCGGTACGCCTCGACATCCGCCGCATCGAGACTCTCAAGGACGGCACGGACGCGGTCGGCAACCGCACCCGCGTCAAGGTCGTCAAGAACAAGGTCGCGCCGCCCTTCAAGCAGGCCGAGTTCGACATCCTCTACGGCCAGGGCATCAGCCGCGAGGGCGGTCTGATCGACATGGGCGTCGAGCACGGCTTCGTCCGCAAGGCGGGCGCCTGGTACACGTACGAGGGCGACCAGCTCGGACAGGGCAAGGAGAACGCCCGCAACTTCCTGAAGGACAACCCCGACCTCGCCGACGAGATCGAGAAGAAGATCAAGGAGAAGCTGGGCGTCGGCGTCAAGCCCAAGACGGAGGCCCCCGAGGGTGAGCCCGGCGTGGACGCTGCGGGGGCCGCACCGGCCACCGACGCGAAGTCCGTACCGGCTCCGGTGACCAAGGCCAAGCCGGCCAAGGCCGCGGCGGCCAAGAGCTAA
- a CDS encoding AI-2E family transporter: MPRWLPRAMVLALALYACYQLGDWAFHQLITLLLNIVIAFFLALAVEPAVGRMAARGMRRGLATFLVFFGVMIAGIGFVVMLGSMLAGQILDMVDEFPKYLDSLINWINHTFNTELSRVEVQASLLRSDWLQKYVQNSASGVLDVSTTVLGGLFKLLTIFLFSFYFAADGPRLRRALCSVLPPARQTEVLRAWEIAVDKTGGYLYSRGLMALISGIAHYILLVILDVPYAPALAVWVGLISQFIPTIGTYLAGALPMLIAFTVNPWYALWVLGFVVVYQQFENYLLQPKLTAKTVDIHPAVAFGSVVAGTALMGAVGALIAIPAVATLQAFLGAYVKRYDVTDDPRVHGHRSRRASVLARMRSALRRDRNETPPPPAGDDA, translated from the coding sequence ATGCCCCGCTGGCTGCCGCGCGCGATGGTGCTCGCGCTCGCCCTGTACGCCTGCTACCAGCTCGGTGACTGGGCGTTCCACCAGCTGATCACCCTGCTGCTGAACATCGTGATCGCCTTCTTCCTGGCGCTCGCGGTGGAACCCGCGGTCGGCCGGATGGCGGCCCGCGGCATGCGTCGCGGCCTCGCCACCTTCCTGGTCTTCTTCGGCGTGATGATCGCGGGCATCGGCTTCGTGGTGATGCTCGGTTCGATGCTGGCCGGTCAGATCCTGGACATGGTCGACGAGTTCCCCAAGTACCTGGACTCGCTGATCAACTGGATCAACCACACCTTCAACACCGAGCTCTCCAGGGTGGAAGTGCAGGCCAGTCTGCTGCGCTCCGACTGGCTCCAGAAGTACGTGCAGAACAGTGCGAGCGGGGTGCTGGACGTCTCCACGACCGTACTGGGCGGCCTGTTCAAGCTTCTGACGATCTTTCTGTTCTCGTTCTACTTCGCCGCCGACGGGCCCAGGCTGCGCCGCGCGCTGTGCTCCGTGCTGCCGCCCGCCCGGCAGACCGAGGTGCTGCGCGCCTGGGAGATCGCCGTCGACAAGACGGGCGGCTACCTCTACTCGCGCGGCCTGATGGCGCTGATCTCCGGCATCGCGCACTACATCCTGCTGGTGATCCTCGACGTGCCGTACGCACCGGCGCTGGCGGTGTGGGTGGGGCTCATCTCGCAGTTCATCCCGACCATCGGAACGTACCTCGCGGGTGCCCTGCCGATGCTGATCGCCTTCACGGTGAACCCCTGGTACGCCCTGTGGGTGCTCGGCTTCGTCGTGGTCTACCAGCAGTTCGAGAACTACCTCCTCCAGCCCAAGCTGACCGCCAAGACGGTCGACATCCACCCGGCGGTGGCCTTCGGCTCGGTCGTCGCGGGGACGGCGCTGATGGGCGCCGTCGGCGCGCTCATCGCGATCCCCGCCGTCGCCACGCTCCAGGCGTTCCTGGGGGCGTACGTGAAGCGGTACGACGTCACCGACGACCCCCGGGTGCACGGTCACCGGAGCCGCCGCGCTTCGGTCCTGGCGCGGATGCGGAGCGCCCTGCGACGGGACCGGAACGAGACTCCGCCGCCTCCGGCGGGGGACGACGCCTGA
- a CDS encoding DUF3046 domain-containing protein gives MRLTIFWERMAAHFGEAYADSFARDHVMSELGGRTVHEALDAGWDAKSVWQAVCRAMDVPSDRR, from the coding sequence ATGCGGTTGACGATTTTCTGGGAGCGGATGGCGGCGCACTTCGGCGAGGCGTACGCCGACTCCTTCGCCCGCGACCACGTGATGTCCGAACTCGGCGGCCGTACGGTGCACGAAGCGCTGGACGCGGGCTGGGACGCGAAGAGCGTGTGGCAGGCCGTGTGCCGGGCGATGGACGTTCCGTCCGACAGGCGTTGA
- a CDS encoding AzlD domain-containing protein: MSVWIAIVATAVGCYLVKLLGLLVPADALERPLVQKLSALLPVALLAALTAQQTFATGQQLVLDARGAGLAAAALALVLRAPFLVVVGAAVAVTAGVRALGG, from the coding sequence ATGAGCGTCTGGATCGCGATCGTCGCCACTGCGGTGGGCTGCTACCTCGTCAAGCTGCTCGGGCTGCTGGTCCCCGCAGACGCCCTGGAGCGCCCGCTCGTACAGAAGCTCTCCGCCCTGCTGCCCGTCGCCCTGCTGGCGGCCCTCACCGCGCAACAGACCTTCGCCACCGGGCAGCAACTGGTGCTGGACGCCAGGGGCGCGGGCCTCGCGGCAGCCGCCCTCGCACTGGTGCTGCGCGCCCCCTTCCTGGTGGTGGTCGGCGCGGCGGTGGCCGTCACTGCGGGGGTGCGGGCGCTGGGCGGCTGA
- a CDS encoding AzlC family ABC transporter permease, producing the protein MRTTAPAVPVGAPKADAAVVRDALGVGVAVGLSGFAFGVTSAGAGLTVAQTCALSLLVFTGASQFALVGALAAGGNPLTAAAGAFFLGVRNTFYGLRLSQLLALPRFVRPFAAQVVIDETTAVALAQPTRRGARIGFTVTAISLYVLWNLTTLLGALGAEALGDTNAWGLDAAGPAVFLALLAPMLRSTTERTTAGIAVLLMLGLLPVLPGGAPVLVAALAAPLVLFVKGRGERRRAENGTGRGAR; encoded by the coding sequence ATACGCACAACAGCTCCCGCCGTTCCCGTCGGCGCGCCCAAGGCCGACGCAGCCGTCGTACGGGACGCCCTCGGCGTCGGCGTCGCGGTGGGTCTCTCCGGCTTCGCCTTCGGGGTGACCTCTGCCGGTGCCGGGCTCACCGTCGCGCAGACCTGCGCGCTCAGTCTGCTGGTGTTCACCGGGGCCTCGCAGTTCGCCCTCGTCGGGGCGCTGGCGGCCGGGGGCAATCCGCTCACCGCCGCCGCCGGAGCCTTCTTCCTGGGCGTACGCAACACCTTCTACGGGCTGCGCCTGTCGCAGCTGCTCGCCCTGCCCCGCTTCGTGCGCCCCTTCGCGGCACAGGTGGTCATCGACGAGACGACCGCCGTCGCCCTGGCGCAGCCCACCCGGCGCGGCGCCCGCATCGGCTTCACCGTCACCGCCATCAGCCTCTACGTGCTGTGGAACCTCACCACCCTGCTCGGTGCACTGGGGGCCGAGGCGCTCGGCGACACGAACGCCTGGGGGCTGGACGCGGCAGGGCCGGCCGTCTTCCTCGCCCTGCTGGCACCCATGCTGCGGTCCACCACGGAGCGCACCACGGCAGGCATCGCGGTCCTGCTGATGCTCGGGCTGCTGCCCGTGCTGCCGGGAGGAGCACCTGTACTGGTGGCAGCGCTCGCGGCACCGCTGGTGCTCTTCGTGAAGGGGCGGGGCGAGCGCCGCCGGGCCGAGAACGGCACCGGAAGAGGCGCACGATGA
- a CDS encoding AraC family transcriptional regulator, whose amino-acid sequence MERGATATEREGEWARHWQYAGVPGLDLLRARYVRHTFPRHSHEGFVLAAIRRGVEDLHMPDGTISVMPGSVVMINPEVPHSAHAGIPEGWSYGTLYPSKELVADVASEITTLRGTAGFAETIVHDPDTARLVHEVHLAAEAGNALAADSVLRIAIARMLSRHGRSLPARGPLPAAARTAALAREILADRMTSPPSLEALAHELGTSPFALLRAFKAAYGMPPHTWLTNARVRRAQHLLSAGTTPADAALAVGFTDQPHLNRHFTRIVGVPPGAYRRERARTYKTQGPAPS is encoded by the coding sequence ATGGAGAGGGGAGCGACGGCCACCGAGCGCGAGGGCGAGTGGGCGCGGCACTGGCAGTACGCCGGGGTGCCGGGCCTCGACCTGCTGCGGGCCCGCTACGTCCGGCACACCTTCCCGCGCCACAGCCACGAGGGCTTCGTCCTCGCCGCCATACGACGCGGCGTCGAGGACCTGCACATGCCCGACGGCACGATCAGCGTGATGCCCGGCAGCGTCGTCATGATCAACCCCGAGGTGCCGCACTCCGCGCATGCCGGAATTCCCGAAGGCTGGTCGTACGGCACCCTCTATCCGTCGAAGGAACTGGTCGCCGACGTCGCGTCCGAGATCACCACGCTGCGCGGCACCGCCGGATTCGCCGAGACGATCGTCCACGACCCCGACACCGCGCGGCTCGTCCACGAGGTGCACCTGGCGGCCGAGGCGGGCAACGCGCTCGCCGCTGACAGCGTGCTCCGCATCGCCATCGCCCGGATGCTGAGCCGCCACGGACGCTCCCTGCCCGCCCGGGGCCCCCTCCCGGCCGCCGCCCGCACAGCGGCGCTCGCCCGGGAGATCCTGGCCGACCGGATGACGAGCCCGCCGTCCCTGGAGGCTCTCGCCCACGAACTCGGCACCAGCCCCTTCGCACTGCTGCGTGCCTTCAAGGCGGCGTACGGCATGCCTCCGCACACCTGGCTCACCAATGCGCGCGTACGCCGGGCCCAGCACCTCCTGAGCGCGGGAACCACCCCTGCCGACGCCGCCCTCGCGGTCGGCTTCACCGACCAGCCGCACCTCAACCGGCACTTCACCCGCATCGTCGGGGTGCCGCCGGGTGCCTATCGGCGCGAGCGTGCAAGAACGTACAAGACCCAAGGGCCCGCCCCCTCGTAG